A single window of Psychrobacter raelei DNA harbors:
- a CDS encoding PepSY domain-containing protein codes for MSPSNIPSNPPLHGLADTPANNPLNKPLAPLHTTAKPNINKPARGDGKNNKKYATIWRWHFYAGMFIAPFLLILSLSALGMLFMANTVGPNNELLTVSKQDTITPVSVQAHSALSAVPDGTLKQYIAPKSDHNVALFRVGSETGQTMVAVDPYSAKVIKIAPSDSNLYHTFDNIHSDLLIGKVGDYLLETAASLTTLLVLTGWYLWWYRRKSIKAMLIPDAKLNNKRSTFVTIHATLGTWLSVLLLLFCVSGMAWAGIWGGKVVQAWSQFPAGKWGNGPMPASTLPPTHGEALNSSGIKEVPWILELTPMPTSGSTLGEKGIDPSLPITLDTVDRFARDSGFEGRYQLNLPQGETGVWTLSQDSMSYDMPSPMADRTMHIDRYSGKVLADIRFEDYNAFGKFMAAGNAIHMGTLGLWSLMANVLFCLSVITICISGYVMWWQRRPSKLNTAATQKSGLNPPPSKGDIPWGLAIILLIVSVIFPTAIIAIVAIAVLDFVIIGRVPVLKRLLK; via the coding sequence ATGAGCCCGTCAAACATTCCGTCAAATCCCCCTTTACATGGCCTTGCCGATACGCCGGCAAATAATCCGCTCAACAAGCCTCTTGCTCCTTTACACACCACTGCCAAGCCCAATATTAATAAGCCAGCTAGAGGTGATGGCAAAAACAATAAAAAATACGCCACTATTTGGCGATGGCACTTCTATGCCGGCATGTTTATTGCGCCTTTTTTACTCATACTCTCGTTATCAGCGCTGGGTATGCTGTTTATGGCCAATACAGTGGGGCCAAATAATGAGCTGCTCACTGTCTCCAAACAAGACACGATAACGCCTGTATCGGTACAGGCCCATAGTGCTTTGAGCGCTGTCCCTGATGGCACGCTAAAGCAATATATTGCGCCCAAAAGCGATCACAATGTGGCTTTATTTCGCGTGGGCTCAGAGACAGGCCAGACCATGGTCGCTGTCGACCCTTATAGCGCAAAAGTCATAAAAATCGCCCCTAGCGACAGCAACCTTTACCATACCTTTGACAATATCCACTCTGATTTGCTTATCGGAAAAGTTGGTGATTATCTGCTAGAGACTGCAGCATCACTCACCACGCTATTGGTATTAACGGGTTGGTATCTGTGGTGGTACCGCCGTAAATCGATCAAAGCCATGCTGATTCCAGATGCCAAGCTAAACAACAAACGCTCAACCTTCGTCACCATACACGCCACTTTAGGCACTTGGCTGTCTGTTTTGTTATTGCTATTTTGTGTGTCGGGTATGGCCTGGGCAGGTATCTGGGGCGGTAAGGTGGTGCAGGCATGGAGTCAGTTCCCAGCCGGCAAATGGGGCAATGGGCCTATGCCCGCCTCCACCCTACCCCCTACCCACGGCGAGGCTCTAAACAGCAGTGGCATAAAAGAAGTGCCTTGGATTCTTGAGCTAACCCCTATGCCAACGTCAGGCTCCACGCTTGGTGAAAAAGGCATTGACCCAAGCTTACCGATAACTCTAGATACTGTAGACAGATTTGCCCGTGACAGTGGGTTTGAGGGCCGCTATCAGCTTAATTTGCCGCAAGGTGAAACCGGCGTCTGGACCTTGAGTCAAGACTCGATGAGCTATGATATGCCAAGCCCAATGGCGGATCGCACCATGCATATAGATCGCTATTCGGGCAAGGTATTGGCTGATATTCGCTTCGAGGATTACAATGCCTTTGGTAAATTTATGGCCGCAGGCAATGCCATTCATATGGGCACTTTGGGACTGTGGAGCTTAATGGCCAATGTGTTATTTTGTCTGTCGGTCATTACCATATGTATCAGTGGTTATGTTATGTGGTGGCAGCGCCGTCCCAGTAAGCTTAATACCGCTGCAACTCAAAAATCAGGCCTAAATCCGCCACCGAGCAAAGGCGATATCCCTTGGGGATTGGCCATTATCTTATTGATAGTATCGGTGATTTTTCCCACCGCTATTATTGCCATTGTGGCCATTGCGGTGCTCGACTTTGTAATTATCGGCCGAGTCCCTGTATTAAAAAGGCTGCTTAAGTAG
- a CDS encoding YheT family hydrolase, whose product MIDLIKKQIKLQTRIVAVKAAKKKRATARSHLSLSKRGQFNPPPFNPPFWLSNPHLQTILPKFVAPQAPKYRREILRDSLNESDVAYDFYDAHPVDNTDDKIETTPLVVLFHGMEGSSDSHYARVLAHQMHAEGWHFVVAHFRSCGGVPAKGRVFYNAGDTAEIHHMLQTLRQHYQNIYAVGVSLGGNALAKYMGEYADDAQCEAAVVVSAPVDMSSAAVSMHRFVSHKIYTPYLLNPIIKKALLNEISEEEIEAIKSVDRISDFDTIFTAPRHGYRSNTDYYYRSSALPHLGDVAHPMLLISAKDDPFIGFTATANDVSDQVTILDTKHGGHIGYLRYQPKAAKTTRNGAAKPSTKEGKFDINWIPETVSAYFKSVGIDEAAHSS is encoded by the coding sequence ATGATCGATCTAATAAAAAAACAAATAAAATTACAAACAAGAATTGTGGCCGTAAAAGCTGCCAAAAAGAAAAGAGCCACCGCCAGATCTCACCTCTCATTGAGCAAAAGAGGCCAATTTAATCCTCCCCCTTTTAACCCTCCATTTTGGTTAAGCAACCCGCATTTGCAAACCATTTTGCCAAAGTTTGTTGCCCCACAGGCGCCTAAATACAGACGTGAAATCCTGCGCGACTCGTTGAATGAAAGCGATGTGGCCTATGACTTTTATGATGCACATCCGGTAGATAATACCGATGATAAAATCGAAACAACCCCGCTTGTGGTATTGTTCCATGGTATGGAGGGCAGCAGTGACAGCCACTATGCCCGAGTATTGGCGCATCAGATGCACGCTGAAGGGTGGCACTTTGTGGTGGCGCACTTTCGTAGCTGCGGCGGCGTCCCGGCTAAAGGCCGAGTATTCTATAACGCCGGCGATACCGCTGAGATTCATCACATGCTACAAACCTTAAGACAGCATTATCAGAATATCTATGCCGTTGGGGTCTCGCTAGGCGGTAATGCCTTGGCCAAATATATGGGCGAATACGCAGATGACGCACAGTGTGAAGCGGCAGTGGTGGTCTCAGCTCCAGTAGATATGTCTTCTGCTGCGGTAAGTATGCACCGCTTTGTCAGCCATAAGATTTACACCCCATATCTGCTCAATCCCATTATTAAAAAAGCCTTGCTCAATGAGATCAGTGAAGAGGAGATTGAAGCCATTAAGTCGGTCGATCGTATCAGTGATTTTGATACCATATTTACAGCGCCGCGCCATGGCTACCGCTCAAATACGGATTACTACTATCGCTCATCGGCTCTGCCCCATCTTGGTGATGTGGCCCACCCTATGCTGCTGATCAGTGCCAAAGATGACCCCTTTATCGGCTTTACCGCCACCGCCAATGATGTGTCTGACCAAGTCACTATCTTAGACACCAAGCATGGCGGTCATATTGGCTATTTGCGCTACCAACCCAAAGCCGCTAAAACCACTCGAAATGGCGCCGCTAAACCCAGCACAAAAGAGGGTAAGTTCGATATCAACTGGATTCCAGAAACCGTCAGTGCTTACTTTAAATCAGTAGGCATCGATGAGGCAGCTCACTCTTCATAA
- a CDS encoding acyl-CoA thioesterase — MYPFYRYTKSIVKAIVAQKKGDTVGLEDVATMQFRCSLTDIDNFLEMNNGRVFTLYDLGRTDFAVRSGLGKQLLENRWGLVVAGSTIQYRKRIRAFDLVTIKTRIAAIDERWIYVEQSMWVKGQPCSSALLRTGVTKGGRVLQTQQVLDALGKSDWKLPPTGYVAEWIKSDADRPWPPSV, encoded by the coding sequence ATGTATCCTTTTTATCGTTATACCAAATCTATTGTTAAGGCGATTGTCGCCCAAAAAAAAGGGGACACCGTTGGCCTAGAAGATGTAGCCACAATGCAGTTTCGATGCAGCCTGACGGATATCGATAACTTCTTGGAGATGAATAACGGCCGCGTGTTTACCTTATATGACTTGGGTCGTACCGACTTTGCGGTGCGCAGTGGCTTAGGCAAGCAGCTGCTTGAGAACCGCTGGGGACTGGTGGTGGCAGGCAGTACCATTCAATACCGCAAGCGTATTCGGGCTTTTGACTTGGTCACCATCAAGACGCGTATTGCTGCTATTGATGAGCGCTGGATCTATGTAGAGCAGTCAATGTGGGTTAAGGGTCAGCCTTGCTCTTCGGCACTACTGCGTACTGGCGTGACCAAAGGTGGACGCGTTTTGCAGACCCAACAGGTGCTAGATGCGCTGGGTAAATCTGACTGGAAACTACCGCCCACAGGCTATGTGGCCGAGTGGATTAAAAGCGATGCCGATCGCCCTTGGCCGCCTAGTGTTTAA
- a CDS encoding MATE family efflux transporter, whose protein sequence is MSQKTTPNKQLDLTQGSIAKTMLLFALPTLGSSILQSLNGSINAVWVGRFLGEEALAATANGNIVMFILISFVFGFGMASTILIGQAMGQRDNVMVKRTLGTALGSIIPISAILATIGWLFAPNLLDILGTPSSAFDLALTYLRMIFVAMPITLTFTLMMMALRGTGDSKTPLWFIALSVAIDLILTPLLIIGVGPFPEWGIFGSAFATAVANTLALIGMIITLYLRGSVLALNRSDLRFLRPDRGILASMFSKGLPMGLQMIVISSAALTMLSLINREGVQTTAAYSATQQLWTYVQMPAMALSAAASAMVAQNIGANQWHRVSDITRWGLIFNVLLTGLLIGALTLFDKSILSLFLGTDSTALPIASHIQIMATWGFLFFGIAQVFFGTMRANGYVIWPLMVMVISMYPVRLGFAFGFYSWLGADALWLSFPAGMVATAVMGAGLYLHGKWRKGQVLPPKEAAQITEGYRAQGSCSASCRDVASTTAWEPLEDQQVAARRS, encoded by the coding sequence TTGAGTCAAAAAACCACCCCTAATAAACAACTCGATCTCACCCAAGGGTCGATCGCCAAAACCATGCTGCTGTTCGCACTTCCCACATTGGGGTCGTCGATACTGCAGTCGTTAAATGGGTCGATAAATGCGGTCTGGGTGGGCCGATTTTTGGGAGAAGAAGCACTGGCCGCCACCGCCAACGGCAATATTGTCATGTTCATCTTGATCTCTTTTGTGTTTGGCTTCGGTATGGCCTCTACCATCTTGATTGGGCAAGCCATGGGACAGCGTGACAACGTGATGGTCAAGCGCACGCTCGGCACAGCCCTTGGCAGTATTATTCCTATCAGTGCCATATTGGCTACTATAGGCTGGCTATTTGCGCCCAACTTGCTCGATATATTAGGCACGCCAAGCAGTGCCTTTGATTTGGCATTGACGTATCTGCGCATGATTTTTGTGGCCATGCCGATCACCCTCACCTTCACTTTGATGATGATGGCGCTACGAGGAACGGGCGATTCTAAAACCCCGCTTTGGTTTATAGCGCTGTCGGTGGCTATAGATTTGATTTTGACGCCTCTGCTTATCATCGGCGTTGGTCCTTTTCCTGAGTGGGGCATCTTTGGCTCAGCCTTTGCGACGGCTGTTGCCAATACATTGGCGCTGATTGGTATGATTATCACCCTGTATTTGCGCGGCTCAGTACTTGCTCTTAATAGGTCTGACTTACGCTTTTTGCGCCCTGATCGAGGTATTCTTGCCTCGATGTTTTCTAAAGGGTTGCCGATGGGTCTACAAATGATAGTCATCTCTTCGGCCGCATTGACTATGCTCTCGCTGATTAACCGCGAAGGGGTGCAGACGACCGCAGCCTATAGTGCCACTCAGCAGCTTTGGACCTATGTGCAGATGCCAGCAATGGCGCTCAGTGCCGCAGCCAGTGCTATGGTGGCCCAAAATATCGGTGCCAACCAATGGCATAGGGTCTCTGACATCACCCGTTGGGGGCTTATTTTTAACGTATTATTGACAGGTCTACTTATCGGAGCACTGACTTTATTCGATAAATCCATATTAAGTTTATTCTTGGGCACTGACAGTACTGCGTTGCCCATCGCCAGTCATATTCAGATTATGGCGACGTGGGGGTTTTTATTCTTCGGGATAGCTCAGGTATTCTTTGGTACGATGCGAGCAAATGGCTATGTGATTTGGCCATTGATGGTGATGGTCATCTCTATGTATCCGGTACGTCTTGGCTTTGCTTTTGGCTTCTACTCCTGGCTTGGCGCCGATGCATTGTGGCTGTCGTTCCCTGCGGGGATGGTGGCGACTGCGGTTATGGGTGCAGGGCTATATCTACATGGCAAATGGCGTAAAGGTCAGGTGTTACCGCCCAAAGAAGCGGCTCAAATCACTGAGGGCTACCGTGCTCAGGGAAGCTGTAGCGCCTCTTGTCGTGATGTGGCCTCCACTACGGCGTGGGAGCCTTTAGAGGATCAGCAAGTTGCAGCTCGTCGGTCTTGA
- a CDS encoding YigZ family protein: protein MTYQTLAAPVSARLEIKKSDFITYAYPVHSREKAMFHVEQLRAKYPDARHHCWAYIIGDPNNTTSAGFDDDGEPNGTAGRPILNVLQHKSIGNVIVIVVRYFGGIKLGAGGLTRAYAGSAQAVVDEMTLTTYVPMTQVEIEADFANESQVRYVVEDMGGEIGDVSYSKCVTLTATLPEANVAALKERLSIYGRLLEQE, encoded by the coding sequence ATGACTTATCAAACCTTAGCTGCGCCCGTTAGCGCCCGACTTGAAATCAAGAAGTCTGACTTTATTACTTACGCCTATCCGGTTCACAGCCGTGAAAAAGCTATGTTTCACGTGGAACAATTGCGAGCCAAATATCCCGATGCCCGCCATCACTGTTGGGCTTACATAATCGGTGATCCCAATAACACCACCAGTGCCGGTTTCGATGATGATGGAGAGCCCAATGGGACTGCTGGGCGGCCGATCCTTAATGTGTTGCAGCACAAAAGTATTGGCAATGTGATTGTCATAGTGGTGCGTTATTTTGGCGGTATTAAGCTCGGTGCTGGTGGCTTGACTCGGGCTTATGCCGGCTCAGCTCAGGCCGTGGTAGATGAGATGACCCTCACTACTTATGTGCCGATGACTCAGGTTGAGATTGAGGCGGATTTTGCCAATGAATCGCAAGTGCGCTATGTGGTAGAGGACATGGGCGGTGAAATTGGTGATGTCAGCTATAGTAAGTGTGTTACCTTAACTGCCACTTTGCCAGAGGCTAATGTCGCGGCGCTAAAAGAGCGTTTGAGCATATATGGCAGGCTATTGGAGCAGGAATAA